The Geobacillus genomosp. 3 genome segment CATGCTCGTATGGATGACAAACGCTTCCTCAAGCGCATGGCCGACGCGCTGACGCGGGTTCAACGAGGCATACGGATCTTGGAACACCATCTGCATTTCTTTTTTCCATTTTTTGCGTTGCCGTTCCGGCAAGCGGCTGATTTCCTCGCCTTGGAAAAAGATCGATCCGTCCGTTGCCTCTTCTAAACCGAGAATCGTCCGGCCGAGGGTCGATTTCCCGCAGCCCGACTCGCCGACAATGCCGATGCTTTCTCCGGCAAACACGTCAAGGGAGACGTTCTCAACCGCTTTGACATAGCCTTGGACACGCCGCAGGAGTCCCCCTCTAATTGGGTAATATTTTTTGACGCCTTCCAGTCTAAGAAGTGGCTGCTTTGACTCGCTCATCGTGGTGAACTCCCTCCTCTAACCAGCAACGGACGGAATGGCCGGCGCTGATCGTTCTCTCGGGCGGCGGCGCGGTGCGGCATTGATCGGTCGCAAACGGGCAGCGCGGGTGAAACCGGCAACCGTCAATTTGTTCATTTAAACTTGGCAGCGTGCCTGGGATCGGCTCGAGCGCATACTCTTCATCATCGACGCTTGGCACCGATTGCAGCAGCCCTTTTGTGTACGGGTGGCGCGGGTTGGCGAAAATGGCTTCAACATCGCCTTCCTCGACTTTTTCCCCCGCGTACATGACCATCACCCGGTCGGCCATTTCGGCGACGACCCCCATGTCATGGGTGATCAAAATGACCGCCATGTCTAATTTTTGCTTTAGCTCGTTCATCAAGTCTAGAATTTGCGCTTGAATGGTCACGTCAAGGGCGGTTGTCGGCTCATCGGCGATGAGCAAGCTCGGATGGCAGGCGAGCGCCATAGCGATCATGACGCGCTGCCTCATCCCGCCGCTTAGCTCGTGCGGGTATTGCTTCATCCGCCTCTCCGGAAACGGAATGCCGACTTGCTTGAGCAACTCAATGCCCCGCTCGTGCGCCTCCCGCTTCGACAGTTTTTGATGGAGCATGAGCGGTTCGCGAATCTGGTGGCCAATCGTAAACACCGGGTTGAGCGCGGTCAT includes the following:
- a CDS encoding ABC transporter ATP-binding protein — its product is MAETLLRVENLVTTFSTAEGKLSAVRGVSFSVRKGETLCIVGESGCGKSITSLSIMGLLPSNGAIESGAIYFGGRDLTKLSKEELRRIRGNEISMIFQEPMTALNPVFTIGHQIREPLMLHQKLSKREAHERGIELLKQVGIPFPERRMKQYPHELSGGMRQRVMIAMALACHPSLLIADEPTTALDVTIQAQILDLMNELKQKLDMAVILITHDMGVVAEMADRVMVMYAGEKVEEGDVEAIFANPRHPYTKGLLQSVPSVDDEEYALEPIPGTLPSLNEQIDGCRFHPRCPFATDQCRTAPPPERTISAGHSVRCWLEEGVHHDERVKAATS